In Yarrowia lipolytica chromosome 1F, complete sequence, a genomic segment contains:
- a CDS encoding uncharacterized protein (Compare to YALI0F11473g, highly similar to uniprot|P39076 Saccharomyces cerevisiae YIL142w CCT2 chaperonin of the TCP1 ring complex): protein MSVPIFSDQVVEERGENARLSAFVGAIAVGDLVKTTLGPKGMDKLLQSASSGNSLVTNDGATILQQIPFDNPAAKVLVNISKVQDDEVGDGTTSVTVLAAELLREAEKLVDLKIHPQVIIEGFRIATKAALSALEKSAVNNGANPELFRKDLEAIARTTLSSKVLSGDKDYFAKLAVDAVLRLKGSTNLEHIQIIKKFGGQLHESYLDEGFILNKRFGTNQPSKITNCKIMIANTPMDTDKVKVFGAKFKVDSTQKLAELEKAEKDKMRAKVEKIKNHGITCFVNRQLIYNYPEALFTEAKVNSIEHADFEGVERLALVTGGEVVSSFEHPELVKLGYCDSIEEVTVGEDIMTKFSGVAAGEACTVVLRGATNQILDEAERSLHDALAVLSQTTAETRTTLGGGCAEMVMSQAVERAAQSVDGKQSLAIEAFARALRQLPTILADNAGFDSSELVSKLKSAIYNGLHTSGLDLNNGVVADMRDLGIVESYKLKRAVVSSAAEAAELLLRVDNIIRAKPRTADRRH from the exons atg TCAGTACCGATTTTTTCCGAccaggttgttgaggagCGAGGCGAGAATGCCCGACTGTCTGCCTTTGTGGGCGCCATTGCCGTTGGCGATCTAGTCAAGACCACTCTGGGCCCCAAGGGCATGGACAAGCTGCTCCAGTCTGCCAGCAGCGGCAACTCGCTGGTGACCAACGATGGAGCCACGATTCTGCAGCAGATTCCCTTTGACAACCCCGCCGCCAAGGTTCTTGTGaacatctccaaggtcCAGGACGATGAGGTTGGAGACGGCACCACTTCAGTGACCGTTCTTGCTgccgagctgctgcgaGAGGCCGAGAAACTGGTTGATCTCAAGATCCACCCCCAGGTTATCATTGAGGGATTCCGAATTGCCACCAAGGCTGCTCTttctgctctggagaagagcgCTGTCAACAACGGCGCCAACCCCGAGCTGTTCCGAAAGGACCTCGAGGCCATTGCCCGAACCACTCTTTCGTCCAAGGTGCTTTCTGGCGACAAGGACTATTTTGCCAAGCTTGCGGTGGACGCTGTTCTGCGGCTCAAGGGCTCCACCAACCTCGAACACATCcagatcatcaagaagtTTGGCGGCCAGCTGCACGAGAGTTATCTGGACGAGGGTTTCATTCTCAACAAGCGATTCGGCACTAACCAGCCGTCGAAAATCACCAACTGCAAAATCATGATCGCCAACACACCCATGGACACagacaaggtcaaggtgTTTGGCGCCAAGTTCAAGGTGGACAGCACACAGAAGCtggccgagctggagaaggccgagaaggacaagatgCGCgccaaggtggagaagatcaagaacCACGGTATCACGTGTTTTGTCAACCGACAGCTCATCTACAACTATCCCGAGGCTCTGTtcaccgaggccaaggtcaACTCCATTGAGCATGCCGACTTTGAGGGCGTTGAGCGACTGGCTCTGGTCACTGGCGGTGAGGTGGTTTCCTCCTTTGAGCACCCCGAACTTGTCAAGCTCGGCTACTGCGATTCCATCGAGGAGGTAACTGTGGGAGAAGATATCATGACCAAGTTCTCTGGTGTTGCTGCCGGAGAAGCCTGCACCGTGGTTCTGAGAGGAGCAACCAACCAGATTCTCGACGAGGCTGAGCGATCGCTCCATGACGCTCTTGCTGTGCTTTCTCAGACCACTGCCGAGACCAGAACCACTTTGGGAGGCGGCTGTGCCGAGATGGTCATGTCCCAGGCTGTGGAGCGAGCTGCCCAGAGCGTCGACGGTAAGCAGTCGCTTGCCATCGAGGCGTTTGCCCGAGCTCTGCGTCAACTTCCTACCATTCTGGCTGACAATGCCGGATTCGACTCGTCCGAGCTCGTGTCTAAACTCAAGTCTGCTATCTACAACGGCCTGCACACCTCCGGCCTGGATCTCAACAACGGCGTTGTCGCCGATATGCGGGATCTCGGCATTGTGGAGTCGTACAAGCTCAAGCGAGCGGTGGTCTCGTCTGCCGCTGAGGCTGccgagctgctgttgcGGGTGGATAACATTATCAGAGCAAAGCCTCGAACTGCAGATAGACGTCATTAA
- a CDS encoding uncharacterized protein (Compare to YALI0F11487g, weakly similar to uniprot|P32432 Saccharomyces cerevisiae YLR403w SFP1 zinc finger protein, similar to Saccharomyces cerevisiae SFP1 (YLR403W); ancestral locus Anc_4.265), whose protein sequence is MTATPIDISYQQNFHSQRFRRESMAHSQGMGGISWGGMSVGSWLRDEEESPEVPSTSPSNTNHRVMTLNMPSTTTMAMSPGMGINSSSYLPNLEAQYCKDYSCCGQTLPTLHDLLRHYEESHIAPSPPVEQPHMARNTNNVMEVVSTNDVFMSMGGPGGPPGQQGAQGMQHHPMAQGHHPTHFQQHPLPPQGHAPQGTQMPHGQHNPQMMQMGQPPQPTGTFDEDDEMCIDDPARHLYVMERGEHKPFKCPVIGCDKTYKNQNGLKYHRMHGHQNQMLHLNDDGTYSIIDPLSNAPYPNGVDMEKDKPYRCEICGKRYKNLNGLKYHRGHSTH, encoded by the exons ATGACCGCTACGCCAATAGACATTTCCTACCAGCAGAATTTCCATTCGCAACGATTCCGTCGAGAATCCATGGCCCACTCGCAGGGCATGGGTGGAATTTCCTGGGGAGGAATGTCTGTTGGCAGCTGGCTTAGAGACGA AGAGGAGTCTCCAGAGGTGCCGtcgacatctccaagcaATACTAACCACAGAGTCATGACGCTAAACATGCCATCCACGACAACCATGGCCATGTCTCCAGGCATGGGCATCAACTCGTCGTCATACCTGCCCAACCTCGAGGCGCAGTACTGCAAGGACTACAGCTGCTGTGGCCAGACGTTGCCGACGCTGCACGACCTGCTGCGGCACTACGAGGAGTCGCACATTGCCCCATCGCCGCCCGTGGAGCAGCCTCACATGGCCCgcaacaccaacaacgtTATGGAGGTGGTGTCGACCAACGACGTGTTCATGAGCATGGGCGGTCCCGGAGGACCCCCCGGACAGCAGGGCGCCCAGGGCATGCAGCATCACCCCATGGCCCAAGGCCACCATCCCACGCATTTTCAGCAGCACCCACTGCCACCACAGGGCCACGCACCCCAGGGTACGCAGATGCCTCACGGGCAGCACAACCCGCAGATGATGCAGATGGGCCAACCACCGCAGCCCACGGGCACGTttgacgaggacgacgaaatGTGCATCGACGACCCGGCCCGCCATCTGTACGTGATGGAGCGGGGCGAGCACAAGCCGTTCAAGTGCCCGGTCATTGGGTGCGACAAGACGTACAAAAACCAGAATGGACTCAAGTACCATCGGATGCACGGCCATCAAAACCAGATGCTGCATCTCAACGACGACGGCACCTACAGTATAATCGACCCACTGTCCAACGCGCCGTATCCCAACGGCGTGGACATGGAAAAGGACAAGCCGTACCGGTGTGAGATTTGTGGCAAACGATACAAGAATCTTAACGGTCTAAAGTATCATCGTGGGCATTCCACTCACTAA
- a CDS encoding uncharacterized protein (Compare to YALI0F11429g, weakly similar to uniprot|Q9P8F7 Yarrowia lipolytica Triacylglycerol lipase precursor (EC 3.1.1.3) and uniprot|P47145 Saccharomyces cerevisiae YJR107w), with amino-acid sequence MKLSTLLLYTTLLLVGFSAADPNAVLLGSAPPQKKYSDRVVQATQATWDWMNYALHLSGLASCVGFQGIQTPFTCESFCADYPGMELIAEFGPRDVVDFSVSGFFAVDHSRKEIWHIFRGTVSLTDGISDVRLDTLPFDAWGPNHANCSDCQAHAGFLQSYNLAYAQFEKNMTDTFKKYPDYSLKVTGHSMGGAASFIHGINMKTRGYDPYVVASGQPLVGNQALADYNDRLFFGDKPDFLRQDSGRRYWRLTHKGDLVPQIPFWSPFQQPGGEIYIDYVLSDPPLDSLKVCDGQDNPNCNYSSNMVNSAITGTLLWAHFQYFVVFTLCGVNYWSTHIHG; translated from the coding sequence ATGAAACTGTCAACTCTACTACTCTATACCACcctcctacttgtagggttCTCTGCAGCTGATCCCAATGCCGTTCTCCTCGGTTCGGCTCCCCCACAAAAAAAGTACTCTGATAGAGTCGTCCAGGCAACGCAGGCGACCTGGGACTGGATGAACTACGCCCTCCATCTATCTGGACTTGCCTCGTGTGTTGGTTTCCAAGGAATCCAAACTCCCTTCACTTGCGAGTCTTTCTGTGCTGACTACCCCGGTATGGAGCTAATAGCGGAGTTTGGGCCTCGAGATGTGGTTGATTTTTCCGTCTCCGGCTTTTTTGCAGTCGACCACAGCCGAAAGGAGATCTGGCATATCTTCAGAGGCACCGTTTCTCTCACTGATGGCATTTCTGATGTCAGATTGGACACTCTTCCGTTTGACGCCTGGGGTCCTAACCACGCCAACTGCTCCGACTGTCAGGCCCATGCTGGGTTCTTGCAGTCGTACAATTTGGCATACGCTCAGTTTGAGAAGAATATGACTGACACTTTCAAAAAGTACCCGGACTACTCTCTCAAAGTGACTGGACATTCTATGGGAGGAGCAGCCTCGTTCATCCACGGAATCAACATGAAAACCAGAGGCTATGACCCCTACGTGGTAGCTTCAGGCCAGCCGCTGGTTGGTAACCAAGCGCTGGCAGACTACAATGATAGACTCTTTTTTGGAGACAAGCCTGACTTCTTGAGACAAGACAGTGGTAGAAGATACTGGCGTCTAACTCATAAAGGGGATTTGGTGCCTCAGATTCCTTTCTGGTCTCCTTTTCAGCAACCCGGAGGTGAAATTTACATCGACTACGTGCTTTCCGATCCGCCTCTGGACTCACTCAAGGTCTGCGATGGTCAGGACAATCCCAATTGCAACTACTCGTCTAACATGGTGAATTCGGCTATCACAGGAACACTTCTGTGGGCCCACTTTCAGTACTTTGTTGTCTTTACGCTCTGTGGAGTGAACTATTGGTCCACTCATATCCATGGATAA